The following is a genomic window from Magnetospirillum sp. XM-1.
GGGATGAGGAAGGCTGGACATGGCTGCGTCGAGTTCCAGGTATTCGACGTTCGTGACGCCCATCCGCCGGTCCTTCCAGCGGGCGAAGTCCAGCATTTTGCTAGAGAAATCGACCAGCAGGCAGCGCCCCGTGCCGGTGGTGGCCATCAGGGTGGTCATCAGGCCGGAATTGCCGCCGAAGTCGAAAGCCGCCTTCGGTTTGATGTGGGTGACCGCCCAGAACGGCAAGGCCTGGAGCGCCAGCTGCAGATTGTCGGATATTAATTTCCGGAAGGTGCAGCCCACCGGGAAGGGCAGGCTGTCATAGAAACTCTTCAGGGCCTCCACCGAAAGGTCATCCTCGTCGGCCGCCAGATTCTTCCAGCCGGTGTCGAAGATTTCGCCGGTCTTGGCAGCCAGCGCCATCATCTCGGCCGGGGTCGATTTGGCGTAGATGGCGTAGAGCTGCCAGATCAGATCAGGAATGGGGGTTCCCTGCGGCGCTCCGACCGCGACGAGCAGTCTGGGATAGATCGCCTCGCGGATCTTGAGGGCGACCTTCTCCACCTGGACCGTCTGTTCGATCAGCGCCAGCATCTGTTGTGCGGCGCCAAAATTCAGCTTCCGGTACTGGTCCTGGAAATGAATGCATCCCCGGGACAGGTCTTCCGGGTTAAGGATCGACATCCTGCCGTCATTGCGATTGATTACCGCCGCATGACGTACATAGGTTTCATCAGCATTTTGGGCGGCCAAGCCCGTAAAGATCAGGTCGATGACATCCGCTTGCGGCACGTATTCCCCCATTGGCATTCGGAAACCATGCCCAAGACCATACGGATTTTGGGAGGAGCGGTGGTGTAATGAAGTGTAAATATTACCTCTATCCACGGTTACAAAACTTTACATTCCTCCTTCCCTGCCCAAAAGGCGCGAGCTTGTTGCAAATGCGACGAATGCTTGCATCATAGGGGCGGAGAAAATGCTGGAGAACTTGCGGTGGATCCCATCCGTGAATTGCTGACGCGCTGGCGCGACGATCCCGGCGGCACTTATCGCCTGTGGTTCCTGTGGGAGGAGCGGCTGAAGAACTTCCGCTCGATCCGCCGGGGCGTCGCCCAGGTGGTGGCGGAGATCGAGGCTGGCACCTTCGGCAACGTCTACAAGGGGTCGTCGCTGGAAACGGCGGTGGGTGCCATCGCCGAGCAGCGGCAGATCTTCAAGGGAGCGGATCATGCCTTCCTGTGGAAGCCGAAGCTGCGGATTCCCGATATCTATGAGAACAGGGACAACCAGCTGGCCTTCGCCCGCTGCCTTGCCGCCTGCGCCTGCTGCAGCGGCGAGGATGGGGTGATCGCCGCCATCCGCAGGCTCGATTCCCAGGCCGTCAAGGGATTGGGGCCGGCGGTGGCCAATCTGCTCTACTTCCATCACCCGACCATCATCCCACCGTTCAACACCGCCATCGTCAACGGCTACAACGCCCTGACCGGAGCCAAGGTCAAGCTGGGACGGTGGGGGGAATACCTTGCCATGCGGGCCGGAATCCTGGCGCTCAACGCCAAGTACCGGGATCTGCTATCCAACGACCTCGGCGCCATCGCCGGTTTCCTGTTCGATATCGGAAGTGGCCGCTATCCTCCGCCACCCTTGGCCGACGATGAGACCGCCCGCAAGGCCTGGGAGAATGATCTGGCTCAGGTTCGTGCGGAAGGGGCTAAGTCCGAAAAGGCCCTGGCTGCGGCCCGCCAGAGTGATCTCACCCATACCGAGGTGCAGGCGTGGCTGCGGGATCTCGGCCGGTCGCTTGGATTCAACGTCTGGATCGCCTCCAACGACCGCAACCGGGCCTTCGCCAATGGCCGACTGTCGGATGGCTGCCTTGCCGCGCTGCCGCCGGCCATCGACCAAGCCCCAGGCGCCGATGTCATCCGCCTAATCGACGTGCTGTGGCTGGAGCGCGGGACATCCAAAGTGGTCGGTGCCTTCGAGGTCGAGCACACCACCTCCATCTACTCCGGCATCGTCCGCCTGCTCGATCTTGCCCTCGGAAGCGATCTGCATTCCCCCAACGGACTATTCCTGGTTGCCCCCGACGACCGCGAGGGCGAGGTTCGCACCCAATTGGCCCGCCCGGCCTTCAGCCGTATCGGCGACCTCCAGGTCCGCTTTCTACCCTACGGCGAGTTGAAGGCAAACCGCGAAGCCATGGCCCGTTTCGGCCAGGGTATGAAGGCGGTCGAGGCGGTGTCGCGGGTGTTGGTGTGATGCCGCCGAGATTAGACAAGAGGCACTTTTGTGACAGGCATAGCCGAATGCAAGAAAGGTTCACTTCAACCCGCTGTTATTAAAATGGGTAATGCCTAACGAATTTTGATAAAATCTGAGAGGATTTGGTCCAGATTACTTTACGATCAGAATTTCAGGGTGGTGCGAATCCCCATCACGACGGCATTCTCTATCTTCTTCAAGCCACCTTCGGAATTCGGATTGGGAACGTTCCCGCCGGGATGAATAATGTATTGGAAATCCGGCTGGAGTATCCACCAGGGGGTCAGCGCGGCTTGGTAGGTCAACTCGATGACAGACTCGTAATCGCGAACCGGTCTGGTCGGCAGATTGTTGAAAAAGCGGTTGTCGCGGTCCAAGGCTTGCAGGCTGTTGCTGATGGAAGCGAAAGTAAACGCGATACCGACGAGATCATCGGGACGGCTCTCATGAGGGCCTTTCAGAGTCAACCCGGTATGGAGATCCCAGGCAACGACGTTGCGGTCGCTGGGAGCGCCGCCACCGCGCAGAAACGCTGAAAGTCCCTGGTCC
Proteins encoded in this region:
- a CDS encoding bifunctional 2-polyprenyl-6-hydroxyphenol methylase/3-demethylubiquinol 3-O-methyltransferase UbiG produces the protein MPQADVIDLIFTGLAAQNADETYVRHAAVINRNDGRMSILNPEDLSRGCIHFQDQYRKLNFGAAQQMLALIEQTVQVEKVALKIREAIYPRLLVAVGAPQGTPIPDLIWQLYAIYAKSTPAEMMALAAKTGEIFDTGWKNLAADEDDLSVEALKSFYDSLPFPVGCTFRKLISDNLQLALQALPFWAVTHIKPKAAFDFGGNSGLMTTLMATTGTGRCLLVDFSSKMLDFARWKDRRMGVTNVEYLELDAAMSSLPHPFKESFDFGICTEVMEHIFDVEKAVATMAALLKKDGLLFFSSSFGHYPYPSHLRRNVVFAGKEDDLLRRHGLQPVDASFPFPMAPNQKLYKKVVSSTSTHRR
- a CDS encoding type II restriction endonuclease; this translates as MRELLTRWRDDPGGTYRLWFLWEERLKNFRSIRRGVAQVVAEIEAGTFGNVYKGSSLETAVGAIAEQRQIFKGADHAFLWKPKLRIPDIYENRDNQLAFARCLAACACCSGEDGVIAAIRRLDSQAVKGLGPAVANLLYFHHPTIIPPFNTAIVNGYNALTGAKVKLGRWGEYLAMRAGILALNAKYRDLLSNDLGAIAGFLFDIGSGRYPPPPLADDETARKAWENDLAQVRAEGAKSEKALAAARQSDLTHTEVQAWLRDLGRSLGFNVWIASNDRNRAFANGRLSDGCLAALPPAIDQAPGADVIRLIDVLWLERGTSKVVGAFEVEHTTSIYSGIVRLLDLALGSDLHSPNGLFLVAPDDREGEVRTQLARPAFSRIGDLQVRFLPYGELKANREAMARFGQGMKAVEAVSRVLV